The genomic DNA TCGGGCTTCACGCCGAAGAACGGCCGGGTCGCCGAGCCCGGCTTCAGGGCGGTGGCACCCGGCAGCGGGGTGATCAGGATGCCGCCGGTCTCGGTCTGCCACCACGTGTCGACGATCGAGCAGCGCTGGTCGCCGACGACGTTGTAGTACCACTCCCAGGCTTCCGGGTTGATCGGCTCGCCCACGGAGCCCAGCACGCGGAGCGATTGCCGCGAGGTCTTCTTCACCGGCCCCTCGCCGCCGCCCATCAGCGAGCGGATCGCGGTCGGCGCCGTGTAGAAGATGTTGACCTTGTGCTTGTCGACCACTTCCCAGAACCGGGAGGTCGACGGGTAGGTCGGGATGCCCTCGAACATCAGCGTCGTGGCGCCGTTCGCGAGCGGCCCGTACACGATGTAGCTGTGGCCCGTGACCCAGCCGACATCGGCGGTGCACCAGTACACGTCGCCTTCGCGGTAATCGAAGACGTACTCGTGCGTCATCGACGCGTAGACGAGGTAACCGCCGGTGGTGTGCACCACGCCCTTCGGCTGCCCGGTCGAGCCGGAGGTGTAGAGGATGAAGAGCGGGTGCTCGGCCTCCACCGCCACGGCGGGGCACTCGTCCGTCACCTGCTCGGCGGCCTCGTCGTAGTAGACGTCCCGGCCCGCCTCCATGGCGACGCTGCCGCCGGTGCGGCGCACGACGATCACGTGGTCGACGAGGTCGGTCCCGAGACGCTTGATCGCCTCGTCGACATTGGCCTTCAGCGGCACCTTGCGGCCTCCGCGCAGGCCCTCGTCGGCGGTGATCACCACCTTGGAGCCGCAGCCCTGGATGCGCGAGGCGAGGGAATCCGGCGAGAAGCCGCCGAACACGATGGCGTGGATCGCCCCGAGCCGCGCGCAGGCGAGCATCGCGTAGGCGGCCTCCGGGACCATCGGCATGTAGAGCGTGACGCGGTCGCCCTTGCCGACGCCGCGGTTGCGCAGGACGTTGGCCATCCGGCAGACCTGCGCGTGCAGCTCGCGGTAGGTGATGTGCTTGGATTCGTCGGGGTTGTCGCCTTCCCAGATGATCGCGGTCTGGTCGCCGCGGGTCTCGAGATGGCGATCGATACAGTTATGGGCGACGTTGGTCTTGCCGTCCTCGAACCACTTGATCGAGACCTTGCCGGGCTCGAAGCTGGTGTTCTTCACCGTCGAGAACGGCTTCATCCAGTCGATGCGCTTGCCGTGCTCGGCCCAGAACGCGTTGGGATCGGCGACCGAAGCCGCGTACATCTCCCGGTACTTGGCATCGTCCACGTGCGCACCCTCGCGCCACGCGGATTGAACCTCGATCACCTTGCCTACCATGGCGTCCCATCCCTGTTTTGGCGCCCGATCGTATCGCGGTCTCCGCCGCGCAGCCAGGACTTCCAAAGTAACGTAGCCGCCAATCTACGAGGACGATATCATCGCAGTTTGGCGCGCTCCTGCGCAGCTCAATTCCCGTGAATAGATTGGGCGCAATGTAAGGGCTGATTGGGGCTTCGATGCTGCGCTGTCAAGCGCGCGCGCCCGAGCCCGCTGTCACCGGCGGCCCTCTGTTTCCGCCCCGCGGGGGTGGGGGGCGCTCACCCCTAGCCGTTGGCCGCCCGCCGCGCGGGCATGATGATCTCCACGAGCGTGCCGTCTTCCGGTCGGGCGGAGAGCTGCAGGCGCCCGCCATTGGCCTCCACGAGCGCCCGCGGCAGCGCCAGCCCGTCCTCGACATCGCCCTGCGGCGCTGCCGCCCGCGGCGCGTGGCCGGCGCCGGTCTCGCGCACCCGCACGGCGATCCCCGCCCGCTCGGCGGACCCGGTGGACACGATGATCTGGCTGCCGGCCGTGGAGCGTCGGATCGCGTTCTCGATCACCAAGCTGGCCGCGCGGCTGACCGAGCGCTCGTCGGCCTCCAGGTCGCCGATATCGGTCGAGAAGCTCGTCCGCATCACGATGCGCCCCCGCGCCGCCTCCGCCTGGAGCTGGGCGACACAGCTCGCCACGACGTCGTTGAGGTCGAGGGCGCGCGGCTCCAGGTGGAGCGCGCCGGCCTCGACGGCGGCGAGGTCCAGGAGTTTCCCGACGCGCTCCAGCATCGCCTCGCCCGAGGCCTTGATCTCGGCGAGGCAGCCCCGGTAGCGCGCGTCGCCGAGGGGGCCGAACGGTTCCTTCAGCATCGCGCCGGCCAGGTCGACGATCCCGGACACGGGCTCGCGGACGGCGCAGCCGAGCCGGTCGAGGGCATCGGCGCGGCCCGGCGCGGGCTCCGGGCCGCCCTCCGCGCTCCGCGCGAGGGCCTCGTCCTCGGCTCGGGCGATCTGGGCCACGCGCCGGCTCGCCGTCGCCGCTACGGTCAACGACATCGGAGCGCCGTCGATGCGCACGATCCGCCGCCCCGGGGCGGTGCCCCTCAGGGCATCGGCGACCGTCAGGACGCTCTCCCGGTCGAAGAGCGTGACGAAGCTGCTGCCGACGATCTCGCGCGGATCGCAGCCGAACAGGCCGGCCGCCGCGCGGTTCAGCGCGACGATGCGCCCGGCCCCGTCGACCGTGACGACGCCCGTCTCCAGCGCGTCCAAAGTCGCCTCGGCGCTGGCCGTCCGCTCGGTCTCAGCGGCGCGGGCGAGGCGCTCGGCCGTGAGGGCGTCGGCGACGTCGGCGTCCTCGACCGGGCGCACGACCAGGCACGTCGCGGTCGCGCCCGACCAGGGGAGGGCGCCGGCCCGGATTTCGACGGGACGGGCGCCGCCGTCGGCCGTCGCGACGGTCGTCCGGCGCGCGGATGGGTCGACCGTCTCCGCCGGGGGGAGGCCGGGCAGCAATCCCGGAAGACCGAGGCGCGCGAGGCTCGGCAGGTCGGGGTGGCCGGTCAGATCGAGGAAGGCGCGGTTCGTCGCGACGATCGCTCCGTCGCGATGGACCAGCACCGGCACCGGCAATCCGCCGAGGAGATCGGATTCCGGGGACGGCGGCGCGTCGGCGACCGGCTCGGCCTCCGCCGTCCCGGTCTCGACATCGGGATCCGCGGCGGTCGCGCTGGTCTCCGCCGGACCGGCCTGCGGCGCCGGGAACGGCATCACCGCCCCTCCCGCGGTCCGGGGCGACCCCGATCCGGCCTCGTCACCGGCGTAGCGGGCGCCCAGCGCGCGGGCGATCTCGCGGAACGCGGCGTGCTCGTCGTTCGACAGTGGCGCGGCGACGGGATCCGCGTCGACCGCGACAGGAATCGCGACAGGGATCGCGGCGTCGCCGGTCCCGGCCGGGACGGCAGCGGGCTTGATAACCTCGGACCTTGCCGGCTCCGGCGTCGCGGAGGGCACGGGCTCGGGAACGCGCTCGGGAACGCGCTCGGGCATGGACCCCGGGATCGGCTCCGGCGTCGCGACTGGTCTCGGGCTGCCGGGCGGGGCGCTGCGGATCAGGCCGAAGCCGCCGAAGCCCGAGAAGGCCGCGTCGCCCCGCCCGAGCGGGGCTCCGGACAGGTCGACCCGGAACGCCCCGGTGCCGGCATCGAGGACCGCCGGTTCCCCGCGGAAGGTGCGCCGGTCGCGCAGGGCCGCCAGCACGGCGTCGGCGCCGGAGAGGCGCCCGCTCTCGGCCAGATCCCGCCAGCGCTGCCCGACCAGCCCGGCGAGCGCCTCCGGGCCTGTGAGGGTCGTCAGGACACCCGCGGCATCGAGGCGCCAGAGGAAGCGGTCGTCGCGCCGGAGCGGCGTCGCCGGAGGCGATTGCGGCTCCTGGGGAAGCGCCCGCGCTGCCACCGGATGCCCGGCGGGCGCGTCGACCGGTGGATCGAGCGGGCGGATCGGACGCGCGCGGCCAGCCGCCACTGGCGCGGTCGGCACGACGAGGATCGCGGGCCGGCCGTCGTCCTGCGCGCCGCGCGCCAGCCAGCACAGGACCGGCGGCGCGATCCGGCGGACATCGAGGCGCAGGCGCGCGAGGCGGGGCGCGGCGTCGCCCGCCACCGCGGTCGCGATCTGCCGGGTCAGGTCGGCGAGGGCCGGGCCGTCCAGAACCGTGGCGAGACCCGCCGCCGCTTCGGACGCGGACAGGATCCGGGCCTCCGACGGATCGATCACGAGATGCACGGCGTCGCGCGCGCCCAGCGCGGCCGCCAGCGCGGGCAGGCGCTCCCAGGTCGCGAAGGCAGTCCCCAGCCCGGGCGGGGCTGCAGCGGCCGTCGGTGTCACTGTCGTCTCCAAAGCCCGCGACCTCGAACCCTAACGCGATCCTGACGCTCAACGGTCCCGCTTTGCCCGAGAAACGCGCGCGACCGTAGCCCTATTGTAAACTCCCCCGCGCCACGGCGCTGGACTCTCGGCGCAACCGTCACACGTTTACGTTATGTCAACCTTAACGCCGTGAGCGCGGGTGGCATATGGCGGCGAATCAGTTATTGTGCACCGCACAAAGCGCCATCCACAGGCCAATGAAGAGAGGAGACGACGTATGAGCAACCCCCCGAACTACGAAGTTCCGGCCGAGATGCGCGACTTCGCCGAGAAGAGCGTCGAGCAGGCCCGGAAGGCGTTCGACAGCTTCATCGGCGCGGCTCGCCGCACCGCCGACACCGTGCAGGGCTCGGCCGAGCTGGCGCGCTCCAACGCGCTGGACGCGTCCTCGCGCGGCTTCGAGTATGCCGAGCAGAACGTGAACGCGGCCTTCGACCTCGCCCAGAAGCTCGTCCGCTCCAGGGACATGCAGGAGGCGATGCAGCACCAGGCCGAGTTCGTCCGCAGCCAGTTCGCCGCCATCCAGGCCCAGGCGAAGGAGTTCAGCGGCCTCGCGCAGAGCGCGATGCAGCAGGGCGCCGAGCGCGCCAAGTCGGCGATGCAGCAGGGTGCCGACGAGGCCCGCAAGGCCATGGAGCAGGGCCAGGACGCCGCGAAGCAGACGGCCCAGAACGCCCAGGACGCCGCCGAGCGCGCGTCGCACTGACGCTCGCACCGACGAACGGGGCCGCGGCCCGCTCCCGATCCGGGGGCGGGCCGTCTCGTTTTCGCCGGTATTGCCGCCGAGAGCCGCCGGGCGGACGCGTTGGGTCCGCGCCGAGTGAAGGGTTCAGGGATGCGCCTCACTGTTTCCGGCCGATCCGGCCTGCGTGGACCTCTCCGTCTGGCGGTCGCCGCCCTGGCGCTCGCCGCCGTCGCTCCGAGTAGCGCGGCCTTCGCCCAGTACTACGACGATCCGGGCTACGACGGCGGTTACCGGCCGGTCCCGCGCCGGGCGCAGCGCGCCCCGGTCGGCTACAATTGCGACGCCGTCCAGCAGGGAATCACCGGCCCGAAGCCGTATTCCTGCCCGCTGCCGGGGCCGCGGCCCCTCGGCGTGCGCTGCTTCTGCGACATGCCGATCGCGTCGTTCAGCCCGCCGCAGACGGCCGTCGGCCGCGTCGTTCCCTGAGGCGCAGCCCCGCGCAGGCGACCGCACACGCGACGGGCCGCGCCCCCGGGTGGGATGACGCGGCCCGTGCGGCACAGGCGGGCTAGGGGCGCGGGTGATCCCGCGCCGCGCGCTCAGTTCAGGACGACGACCTTGGCGCCGACCTTCACGCGCTCGTACAGGTCGGTGACGTCGTCGTTGGTCATCCGGATGCAGCCCGACGAGACCGCCTGACCGATCGTGTCCGGCTCGTTGGAGCCGTGGATACGGTACTCGGTGCTGCCGATATACATGGCCCGGGCGCCGAGGGGGTTCTCGATGCCGCCCGCCATGTAACGCGGCAGGTCGGGACGACGGGCGATCATGGCCTTCGGGGGCGTCCACGACGGCCACTCGCGCTTGGCGGTGATCTTGTTGGTGCCGCTCCAGCTGAAGCCCGGACGGCCGACGCCGACGCCGTAGCGGATCGCCTCACCGTTGCCGAGCACGTAGTACAGGCGCCGCTCGGCGGTGGAGACCACGATCGTGCCGGGCGCGTAGGGCGCGTTGAACGCGACGATCTCGCGGGGGATCGGCTGGACCTGCGCCTGCGGCGCGGCTTGCACGCCCTGGCCGTAGCCCGGGGCGTAAGAGCCCTGGTAACCGTACTGTCCCTGATCGGAGTAGTACTCGTCGGCACTATCCGTGCCGAAGGGATCGTACGACGAAGCGGCGAGGACGGGCGTGGCGGCAAGAACAGACACGCCGAGGAGCGCGGCGAGTGCGGTGACCGTGGTCTTCATGAGTGGCCTACCTGTGCAATAACCTTTGCCATTACAAGCGTGAGCATAGGCTGGCAGTTCCATACTTCCGCCCGGAATTTGCTGCCCGGCGGAATACGCAGGCCGGCTTGGCCGTGCGGTGCGCGATATCACGAACGCGTGCGCGGCTCAGGGGGCCTCGTCCGTGTGGACGTCGAAGCGCGCGAGGTGGGCGTAGCCGAAGTTGGTCGAGATGGCGCAGTCGGTGGCGTCGCGGCCGCGGGCCATGACGATGCGGCCGATGCGGGGCCGGTTGTGGCGGGCGTCGAACGTGTACCAGCGCGGCCCCTCTGGGCCCGCGAGGAAGACCTCGAACCACGCGGAGAAGTCCATCGGCGCCGGATCCTTTGGCACGCCGATATCGCCGAGGTATCCGGTGGCGTAGCGCGCCGGGATGTTCATGCACCGGCACAGGGTGATCGCCAGGTGCGCGAAGTCCCGGCACACGCCCTCGCGCTGCATGAAGGCGTCGTGCGCGCTCCGGGTCGCGTCGGCGCGCTGATAGTCGAAGCGGATCCGCTCGTGCGTGTAGTCGACGATCGCCTGGACGCGGGCCCAGCCCTCCGGCGTGCCGCCGAACAGGGACCACGCGGTCTGCGAGAGCTTGTCGGTGTCGCAGTAGCGCGAGCCCAGGAGGAAGATCAGGACGTCGTCGGGCAGGTCCTGGACCGGGATCTGCCGGGCGTCCGGCACGACCGGATCGGGCTCGCCCGAATCCTCGACCGTGAAGTCGGCCGCGATGGTCAGCTGACCGGGCGGCGCGACGATGCGGTGGCAGATGTTGTCGAAGCCGTCCCGGTACGTCCGCGCCTCGAGCGGCGGATCGAACCCGATCGCGTGCGGGGTCAGCACGTCGTTGATCCGCGAGGGATGGACGCTCAGCATCAGGATCATCGGTGTCGGCTGCGACAGCGTGAAAGCGATATCGAAACCGGTCCTGATCTTCATCGGGGCCACCTTGCTCTGTCGCCGTCCGCGCGGAGTCGCCACGCACGCTCGTTCCGGGTCCGGGTGCGCGCGAACTCAACGCGCCAGGGACGTCTCCGGCCCCTGCACGGTTCGGGCCGCCGGCCCGTCGGCGGGCAGCTCCACCACGTCGACGTCGACGCGCATGCCGAGATCGTCGCTGGCGAGGCCGAAGAATGAGCCGTGCAGCGGCACGGCCTGGGCCGGATCGCGGGTCACCGCCACGCGGATCAGGTCGCGGTTGCCCACGATGCCGTTGGTCGGGTCGAACTCGACCCAGCCGGCGCCCGGCAGGTAGACCTGCAGCCAGGCGTGGGTGGAGCCGCCGCCGACGTGGCGCGCCCGGTCGTTGCGCGGGTTGTAGAGGTATCCGGAGACGAAGCGGGCGGCCATGCCGAGCGCCCGGACGCCCTCCATCATCAGCACCGCGAAGTCCCGGCACGAACCGAGCTTCGTGCGCAGGGTCGTGAGCGGGTCCTGCACGCCCTTCTCGGAGCGGGCGAGGTAGGTGAAGTTCGCCCGCACGCTGCGCGTCATCGCGGCCAGCAGCTCTTGCGTCGGGATACGGCCCTGCGGCGGCAGGAAGCTCCGCGCCCAGGCATCGACCTCGTGCCGCGGGTCCGGCCATTGCCGCTCGATGGAGCGGGCGAGGTCCGGCATGTCCTCGGCGCCGTAGCCGAACGGGTAGTGGGTCGCGTGCGGCGCCAGGGGGAAGACCGGCGCGTGCTCCGGGGTGTGGTCGAGGGTGATGCCGCAGTCGAAGGTCAGGGTCTCGGCGCGGGTGTCGAAGGTCGCGACCGCCACGCAGTTGCCGAACACGTCGAACAGCCAGCGCAGGGCGGCCGGCTCCGGGGCAATGTCGAGGGTCGCCGCGATCAGCCGCTGATCGTAGCTGTCGCGCGGCCGGAACATGATCCGGTGCTCGCCGAAGGCGACCGGACGCCGGTACCGGTAGACCGTGCGGTGGCGGACGGAGAGGATCGGCAAGTCGCAGGCTCCGGGCTCGCGCCGACGCGGTCACCGGCGATGCAAGGGCCGGGCCCGGCCGCGCGGAACGCCTCAGACCACCGGCGGGGCCGGGTCGGCGGCGGCGCGCTCGGCCTCGACCAGCACGTCGAGGGGGCGCCACGGCTTGGCGATGAAGACGGCCTCGGCCGGCAGCTCGGGGCGGGGAATGCCGTGGCCCGAGGTGATCACCAGACGGGCCCGGGGCCACAGGGTCGCCACCGCGCGGGCGAGCTGGAGGCCGTCCATCTCGCCGGCCAGCCGGACGTCGGCGAAGACGAGGGCGACGTCGCCCCCGCGCGCCTGGAGGACCGACAGGGCGGCCTCGGCGCTGTCGCACCCGACCACGTCGAGTTCGGTTTCCTCCAAGAGGGTCTCGGCGAGCGCGCGGATCTCGGGATCGTCCTCCACGACGAGCGCGAGACGCGGCGGACCGGCCTCGGCCGCCACGACGCTCGGCGCGCCCAGGGCGGCCTCGTCGCCCTCGTTCTGCCGCACGCGGCGGACCAGGGCCGCGAGGTGTTCGGGCACACCCTCGGTGACCAGATCATCGTAGAACGACGCCAGTTTCTGACCGATCTGATCGAGCGGAATACCCGGTGACAGCGTATCGGTGAGCGGCAGGGGTGCGCTCGTCTGGTGCTTTTTCAAGGACTCCCCCCGAAGTCGACTTCCGCGCCGCCCGAGGATGCGGCGCTCGAAGGAGGAAAGTCGGCAATCCGCCGCTGGTTGCGCCGGGCGTTCGGAATCCCGCCCGGCGTCACAGAGCCGTTACTGCGTGGCGAGCCCGGCGTCGGCGTCGGCATACGCCATGATTCCAGAGACTTGGCGGACGTTCTGGTAGCGCGTCCCGCGGGTGCTCATCATCGCCTCGAACTTCTCGTGCACCTGTGCGACCGACAGGCTCAGGGGCTTGCGGTGGCGGCCGCGCCCGACGAAGCGCCCGGCGGCGAAGAAGATCGAGCGGTTGGCCCGGGCCGGCCCCGGGAGCAGGGCCGCCGCGGCGGCGGCCGGCTTGTTCACGACGTTGGCGAGGAACTCCTCGGCGT from Methylobacterium oryzae includes the following:
- a CDS encoding phasin, which codes for MSNPPNYEVPAEMRDFAEKSVEQARKAFDSFIGAARRTADTVQGSAELARSNALDASSRGFEYAEQNVNAAFDLAQKLVRSRDMQEAMQHQAEFVRSQFAAIQAQAKEFSGLAQSAMQQGAERAKSAMQQGADEARKAMEQGQDAAKQTAQNAQDAAERASH
- a CDS encoding PAS domain-containing protein; its protein translation is MTPTAAAAPPGLGTAFATWERLPALAAALGARDAVHLVIDPSEARILSASEAAAGLATVLDGPALADLTRQIATAVAGDAAPRLARLRLDVRRIAPPVLCWLARGAQDDGRPAILVVPTAPVAAGRARPIRPLDPPVDAPAGHPVAARALPQEPQSPPATPLRRDDRFLWRLDAAGVLTTLTGPEALAGLVGQRWRDLAESGRLSGADAVLAALRDRRTFRGEPAVLDAGTGAFRVDLSGAPLGRGDAAFSGFGGFGLIRSAPPGSPRPVATPEPIPGSMPERVPERVPEPVPSATPEPARSEVIKPAAVPAGTGDAAIPVAIPVAVDADPVAAPLSNDEHAAFREIARALGARYAGDEAGSGSPRTAGGAVMPFPAPQAGPAETSATAADPDVETGTAEAEPVADAPPSPESDLLGGLPVPVLVHRDGAIVATNRAFLDLTGHPDLPSLARLGLPGLLPGLPPAETVDPSARRTTVATADGGARPVEIRAGALPWSGATATCLVVRPVEDADVADALTAERLARAAETERTASAEATLDALETGVVTVDGAGRIVALNRAAAGLFGCDPREIVGSSFVTLFDRESVLTVADALRGTAPGRRIVRIDGAPMSLTVAATASRRVAQIARAEDEALARSAEGGPEPAPGRADALDRLGCAVREPVSGIVDLAGAMLKEPFGPLGDARYRGCLAEIKASGEAMLERVGKLLDLAAVEAGALHLEPRALDLNDVVASCVAQLQAEAARGRIVMRTSFSTDIGDLEADERSVSRAASLVIENAIRRSTAGSQIIVSTGSAERAGIAVRVRETGAGHAPRAAAPQGDVEDGLALPRALVEANGGRLQLSARPEDGTLVEIIMPARRAANG
- a CDS encoding transglutaminase family protein, with translation MPILSVRHRTVYRYRRPVAFGEHRIMFRPRDSYDQRLIAATLDIAPEPAALRWLFDVFGNCVAVATFDTRAETLTFDCGITLDHTPEHAPVFPLAPHATHYPFGYGAEDMPDLARSIERQWPDPRHEVDAWARSFLPPQGRIPTQELLAAMTRSVRANFTYLARSEKGVQDPLTTLRTKLGSCRDFAVLMMEGVRALGMAARFVSGYLYNPRNDRARHVGGGSTHAWLQVYLPGAGWVEFDPTNGIVGNRDLIRVAVTRDPAQAVPLHGSFFGLASDDLGMRVDVDVVELPADGPAARTVQGPETSLAR
- a CDS encoding transglutaminase-like domain-containing protein, which encodes MKIRTGFDIAFTLSQPTPMILMLSVHPSRINDVLTPHAIGFDPPLEARTYRDGFDNICHRIVAPPGQLTIAADFTVEDSGEPDPVVPDARQIPVQDLPDDVLIFLLGSRYCDTDKLSQTAWSLFGGTPEGWARVQAIVDYTHERIRFDYQRADATRSAHDAFMQREGVCRDFAHLAITLCRCMNIPARYATGYLGDIGVPKDPAPMDFSAWFEVFLAGPEGPRWYTFDARHNRPRIGRIVMARGRDATDCAISTNFGYAHLARFDVHTDEAP
- the acs gene encoding acetate--CoA ligase; the encoded protein is MVGKVIEVQSAWREGAHVDDAKYREMYAASVADPNAFWAEHGKRIDWMKPFSTVKNTSFEPGKVSIKWFEDGKTNVAHNCIDRHLETRGDQTAIIWEGDNPDESKHITYRELHAQVCRMANVLRNRGVGKGDRVTLYMPMVPEAAYAMLACARLGAIHAIVFGGFSPDSLASRIQGCGSKVVITADEGLRGGRKVPLKANVDEAIKRLGTDLVDHVIVVRRTGGSVAMEAGRDVYYDEAAEQVTDECPAVAVEAEHPLFILYTSGSTGQPKGVVHTTGGYLVYASMTHEYVFDYREGDVYWCTADVGWVTGHSYIVYGPLANGATTLMFEGIPTYPSTSRFWEVVDKHKVNIFYTAPTAIRSLMGGGEGPVKKTSRQSLRVLGSVGEPINPEAWEWYYNVVGDQRCSIVDTWWQTETGGILITPLPGATALKPGSATRPFFGVKPEMVDAEGKVLEGACEGNLCIADSWPGQMRTVYGDHERFEQTYFSTYPGKYFTGDGARRDADGYYWITGRVDDVINVSGHRMGTAEVESSLVAHPKVAEAAVVGYPHNVKGQGIYAYVTLNDGEEGDDALRKELVTWVRKDIGPIASPDLIQFAPGLPKTRSGKIMRRILRKIAEDDFSSLGDTSTLAEPAVVDDLIENRQNRG
- a CDS encoding NepR family anti-sigma factor; protein product: MKKHQTSAPLPLTDTLSPGIPLDQIGQKLASFYDDLVTEGVPEHLAALVRRVRQNEGDEAALGAPSVVAAEAGPPRLALVVEDDPEIRALAETLLEETELDVVGCDSAEAALSVLQARGGDVALVFADVRLAGEMDGLQLARAVATLWPRARLVITSGHGIPRPELPAEAVFIAKPWRPLDVLVEAERAAADPAPPVV
- a CDS encoding L,D-transpeptidase — its product is MKTTVTALAALLGVSVLAATPVLAASSYDPFGTDSADEYYSDQGQYGYQGSYAPGYGQGVQAAPQAQVQPIPREIVAFNAPYAPGTIVVSTAERRLYYVLGNGEAIRYGVGVGRPGFSWSGTNKITAKREWPSWTPPKAMIARRPDLPRYMAGGIENPLGARAMYIGSTEYRIHGSNEPDTIGQAVSSGCIRMTNDDVTDLYERVKVGAKVVVLN